A region from the Salidesulfovibrio onnuriiensis genome encodes:
- the buk gene encoding butyrate kinase: MSPVFVINPGSTSTKLALYEGSEEIFERELQHSKKELAAFPSVGDQKGFRMDAIRKVLAEEKVDGSAMDAIAGRGGLLAPLQGGTYEVSDRMIDDLLANKYGEHPCNLGAVLARDLAEEWGVPAYIVDPVVTDEMDDRARLTGMPGLERRSVFHALNQRGAARVAAERLGVRYEDSCFIVAHMGGGMSIGAHRRGRVTDVTNGLDGEGPFTPERTGALPVLPVLERMRDGESFDALRLTILREGGVWAHLGTNNMMEVEKRVLEGDEEYARVFRAMVYNVAKHIASMVPAALDGEKDRVDAIVITGGMSRCKPLMEELRRLLKGLGEIVHVPGSVEMGALAKGAFMALAGETPAQRYLG, encoded by the coding sequence ATGAGTCCCGTTTTCGTGATCAATCCCGGTTCCACATCCACCAAGCTCGCCCTGTACGAAGGCTCGGAAGAGATCTTCGAGCGCGAGCTCCAGCACTCCAAGAAAGAGCTCGCCGCCTTCCCCTCCGTGGGCGACCAGAAAGGCTTCCGCATGGACGCCATCCGCAAGGTCCTCGCAGAGGAGAAGGTGGACGGTTCGGCCATGGACGCCATTGCCGGACGCGGGGGCCTGCTGGCTCCGCTCCAGGGCGGCACCTACGAAGTGTCTGACAGAATGATAGACGATCTGCTTGCCAACAAGTATGGCGAGCATCCCTGCAACCTTGGCGCGGTCCTGGCTCGGGACCTGGCCGAGGAGTGGGGCGTTCCCGCCTACATCGTGGATCCGGTGGTCACGGACGAAATGGACGACCGCGCCCGGCTCACGGGCATGCCCGGCCTTGAGCGGCGCAGCGTGTTCCACGCCCTGAACCAGCGCGGGGCCGCCCGCGTGGCCGCCGAAAGGCTTGGCGTCCGTTACGAGGATTCCTGCTTCATCGTGGCCCACATGGGAGGGGGCATGTCCATCGGCGCGCACCGCAGGGGAAGGGTCACGGACGTGACCAACGGGCTGGACGGCGAAGGGCCGTTCACCCCGGAACGCACCGGCGCATTGCCCGTGCTGCCCGTGCTGGAGCGCATGCGCGACGGCGAGAGCTTCGACGCCCTGCGCCTGACCATCCTGCGCGAGGGCGGCGTCTGGGCGCATTTGGGCACCAACAACATGATGGAGGTGGAAAAGCGCGTGCTGGAGGGCGACGAGGAATACGCCCGCGTGTTCCGGGCCATGGTCTACAATGTGGCCAAGCACATCGCCTCCATGGTTCCGGCCGCCCTGGACGGGGAAAAGGACCGGGTGGACGCCATCGTCATCACTGGCGGCATGTCTCGCTGCAAGCCCCTCATGGAAGAATTGCGCCGCCTGCTCAAGGGATTGGGCGAGATCGTGCACGTTCCCGGCAGCGTGGAGATGGGGGCCCTGGCCAAGGGCGCATTCATGGCCTTGGCTGGAGAAACGCCCGCCCAGCGCTATCTGGGCTGA
- the argS gene encoding arginine--tRNA ligase: protein MRAKLHLESTLKKILADNGWEWPEKAVIEPPKDKQFGDMSANVAMMLAKQAKKAPRQIAEDIAAAVAGDELIAKVDIAGPGFLNFTFAPSFWQETIAVVREAGEAYGSSDMGKGTRVQVEYVSANPTGPLHIGHGRGAALGDSLCRILEKAGYEVEAEYYVNDAGRQMLILGGSILYRAKEIKGLNPAEPEDYYRGEYIKDIARTVLEQHPDLLEKDEAEAAEICKVIGKDIILEGIKEDLKAFGVRHDVWFSEKSLVDDGMVDETFGDLRKSGLGFDQDGAFWFRATEFGDDKDRVLRKSNGDTTYFASDIAYHDNKFKRGFDHVIDIWGADHHGYIPRMMAACEAIGRKGQLAVILVNLVNLLRDGQPIAMSTRAGQFETLKDVVDEVGSDAARFMFLSRKSDSGLDFDLELVKQKSMDNPVYYVQYAHARICSMLRKAAEQQAKMADVTPEALTLLDTENDLEILRLLDQYPDFVEAAARGESPHIISIYLRDLASTLHRYYTNCHVLSAEPAVCASRLMLLDSVAGVIRNGLALLGVSAPERM, encoded by the coding sequence ATGAGAGCCAAGCTGCACCTTGAAAGCACCCTGAAAAAAATCCTGGCCGATAACGGCTGGGAATGGCCCGAGAAAGCAGTCATCGAGCCTCCCAAAGATAAGCAATTCGGCGACATGAGCGCCAACGTGGCCATGATGCTGGCCAAGCAGGCCAAAAAGGCCCCGCGCCAGATCGCCGAGGACATCGCCGCCGCCGTGGCGGGCGACGAACTCATCGCCAAGGTGGACATCGCCGGTCCCGGTTTCCTGAATTTCACCTTTGCCCCCTCCTTCTGGCAGGAGACCATCGCCGTGGTCCGCGAGGCCGGAGAGGCCTATGGCTCCTCGGACATGGGCAAGGGAACCCGCGTCCAGGTGGAATACGTTTCCGCCAACCCCACGGGCCCGCTGCACATCGGCCACGGCCGGGGCGCCGCCCTGGGCGACAGCCTCTGCCGCATCCTGGAAAAGGCCGGCTACGAGGTTGAGGCCGAATACTACGTCAACGACGCGGGCCGCCAGATGCTCATCCTGGGCGGTTCCATCCTCTACCGGGCCAAGGAGATCAAGGGCCTGAACCCGGCCGAACCCGAGGACTACTACAGGGGCGAATACATCAAGGACATCGCCCGCACCGTGCTGGAGCAGCACCCGGACCTCCTGGAAAAGGACGAGGCCGAAGCCGCCGAGATCTGCAAGGTCATCGGCAAGGACATCATCCTGGAAGGCATCAAGGAAGACCTCAAGGCCTTTGGCGTGCGCCACGACGTCTGGTTCTCGGAAAAGAGCCTGGTGGACGACGGCATGGTGGATGAGACCTTCGGCGACCTGCGCAAGTCCGGCCTGGGCTTCGACCAGGACGGCGCGTTCTGGTTCCGGGCCACCGAGTTCGGCGACGACAAGGACCGCGTGCTGCGCAAATCCAATGGGGACACCACCTATTTCGCCTCGGACATCGCCTACCACGACAACAAGTTCAAGCGCGGCTTCGACCATGTCATCGACATCTGGGGTGCGGACCATCACGGGTACATCCCGCGCATGATGGCCGCCTGCGAGGCCATCGGCCGCAAGGGCCAGCTCGCCGTGATCCTGGTCAACCTGGTCAACCTGCTGCGCGACGGCCAGCCCATCGCCATGAGCACCCGCGCCGGCCAGTTCGAGACCCTCAAGGACGTGGTGGACGAAGTTGGCTCGGATGCGGCCCGGTTCATGTTCCTTTCCCGCAAGTCCGATTCGGGCCTGGATTTCGACCTGGAACTGGTCAAGCAGAAGTCCATGGACAACCCGGTCTACTATGTCCAGTACGCCCATGCCCGCATCTGCTCCATGCTGCGCAAGGCAGCGGAACAGCAGGCGAAAATGGCCGACGTCACCCCGGAGGCCCTGACCCTGCTGGACACGGAAAACGACCTGGAAATCCTCCGGCTCCTGGACCAGTACCCGGACTTCGTGGAGGCCGCGGCGCGAGGCGAAAGCCCGCACATCATCAGTATTTACCTGCGAGACCTTGCCTCAACCCTTCATAGATACTATACAAACTGTCATGTGCTGTCGGCAGAACCGGCAGTGTGCGCCTCGCGCCTCATGCTGCTGGACAGCGTGGCCGGCGTGATCCGCAACGGTCTGGCCCTGCTGGGGGTCAGCGCACCGGAGCGCATGTAA
- the hcp gene encoding hydroxylamine reductase — protein sequence MYCYQCEQTAKGQACTKIGVCGKQPEVAALQDLLVYALQGLSLVAVEARRAGVNDEAANVFTAKAMFSTLTNVNFDPERFLPLLRDCVTYREDLKAALAAKGVTPAWNEAAGFVPAPDLAGLVAQGQAHGIEKDPEPNADIKSLKQTVIYGIKGVAAYLDHAEILGQSDDSVYASIQELLADTLRLDLDLGAWVQRALDCGNANIRAMELLDAGNTGAYGHPEPTRVPLGARAGKAILISGHDLRDLELLLQQTEGTGVNIYTHGEMLPCHGYPELKKYGHFHGHYGTAWQNQLKEFSEFPGAILMTTNCIQKPSGAYMDNIFTTGLVGWPGVVHLEDKDFGPVIKRARELPGFAGDTDKGSVMVGFGRNAVMNVAGTVIDAVKGGAIRHFFLVAGCDGAKPGRNYYTEFVEKVPEDCVVLTLACGKFRFFDKQLGDIGGIPRLLDVGQCNDAYSAVKIALALAEAFECGVNDLPLSLVLSWYEQKAVAILLSLLALGVKDIRLGPSLPAFLTPNVLNHLVEHYDIKPITTPDEDLKTILG from the coding sequence ATGTATTGTTACCAGTGTGAGCAGACCGCCAAGGGCCAAGCCTGCACCAAGATCGGCGTTTGCGGCAAGCAGCCCGAGGTGGCCGCGTTGCAGGACCTGCTGGTCTACGCCCTCCAGGGCCTTTCCCTGGTGGCTGTCGAGGCCCGCAGGGCGGGCGTCAACGACGAGGCCGCCAACGTGTTCACGGCCAAGGCCATGTTCTCCACCCTGACCAACGTGAACTTCGACCCCGAGCGGTTCCTGCCCCTGTTGCGTGACTGCGTGACATATCGCGAAGACCTCAAGGCCGCCCTGGCCGCCAAGGGCGTCACCCCGGCCTGGAATGAAGCCGCCGGTTTTGTCCCGGCCCCGGACCTGGCGGGCCTGGTCGCCCAGGGCCAAGCCCACGGCATTGAAAAGGACCCCGAGCCCAATGCGGACATCAAGTCCCTGAAGCAGACCGTGATCTACGGCATCAAGGGCGTCGCCGCATACCTGGACCACGCCGAGATCCTGGGCCAGTCCGATGATTCGGTCTATGCCTCCATTCAGGAACTGCTGGCCGACACCCTGCGTCTGGACCTGGATCTGGGCGCCTGGGTCCAGCGCGCCCTGGACTGCGGCAACGCCAACATCCGGGCCATGGAACTGCTGGATGCGGGCAACACCGGCGCCTACGGGCACCCCGAGCCCACCCGGGTCCCGCTGGGGGCCAGGGCCGGCAAGGCCATCCTGATCTCCGGGCACGACCTCAGGGACCTGGAACTGCTGCTCCAACAGACCGAAGGAACGGGCGTCAACATCTATACCCACGGGGAGATGCTGCCCTGCCACGGCTATCCGGAACTCAAGAAATACGGCCACTTCCATGGGCATTACGGCACGGCCTGGCAGAACCAGCTCAAGGAGTTCTCCGAATTCCCGGGAGCCATTCTCATGACCACCAACTGCATCCAGAAGCCGTCCGGCGCATACATGGACAACATCTTCACCACCGGCCTGGTGGGCTGGCCTGGCGTGGTCCACCTCGAGGACAAGGATTTCGGTCCGGTCATCAAGAGGGCGCGGGAACTGCCCGGTTTTGCGGGGGATACGGACAAGGGTTCCGTCATGGTCGGCTTTGGCCGCAACGCGGTCATGAATGTGGCCGGGACCGTGATCGATGCGGTCAAGGGCGGGGCCATCCGCCACTTCTTCCTGGTGGCCGGGTGCGACGGGGCCAAGCCGGGCCGCAACTACTACACCGAGTTCGTGGAAAAGGTGCCCGAAGACTGCGTGGTGCTGACCCTGGCCTGCGGCAAGTTCCGCTTCTTCGACAAGCAGTTGGGCGACATCGGGGGCATTCCCCGCCTGCTGGATGTGGGCCAGTGCAACGACGCCTATTCCGCAGTGAAGATCGCCCTGGCCCTGGCCGAGGCCTTTGAGTGCGGTGTCAATGACCTGCCCCTGTCCCTGGTGCTTTCCTGGTACGAGCAGAAGGCTGTGGCCATCCTGCTTTCCCTGCTGGCCCTGGGCGTCAAGGACATCCGCCTCGGCCCCAGCCTCCCGGCATTCCTGACCCCCAACGTCCTGAACCATCTGGTGGAGCATTACGACATCAAGCCCATCACCACGCCGGATGAGGACCTGAAGACCATCCTCGGTTAG
- a CDS encoding phosphate acyltransferase, translating to MTAKRIMNSLDDIVQAVLDYGETPKVAIARSAESFVLRAGIHAYEKGVAEPVLVGDIEKTEKIAEEKGLDISPFRKIHLPDDVQAVMEAVRLFREKEVALVMKGLVSTATLLKAVLNKETGVPPKTGVLSHVGVFNSPTDGRLMFLTDAGVNIDPNLQRKVDILKNAINVAQMLGIEKPRCAILAATEKVNYPAMPATLDADVITKMASQGEFGEARVHGPLSLDLAVNPDSASCKGVDGPVAGCADILLTPDIEAGNILYKSLNSYCKVPMAGVVVGSKVPVVVPSRGDSDMSKFYSLALAAYLGMEAQK from the coding sequence ATGACCGCCAAACGAATTATGAACAGCCTGGACGACATCGTTCAGGCGGTGCTCGACTATGGGGAAACCCCCAAGGTGGCCATTGCCCGCTCGGCCGAGAGCTTCGTGCTCCGCGCCGGCATCCACGCCTATGAGAAGGGCGTGGCCGAGCCCGTGCTGGTGGGCGACATCGAAAAGACCGAGAAGATCGCCGAGGAAAAGGGCCTGGACATCAGCCCGTTCCGCAAGATCCACCTGCCCGACGACGTGCAGGCGGTCATGGAGGCCGTGCGGCTCTTCCGGGAAAAGGAAGTGGCCCTGGTCATGAAGGGGCTCGTTTCCACGGCCACGCTGCTCAAGGCCGTGCTCAACAAGGAGACCGGGGTGCCGCCCAAGACCGGCGTGCTCAGCCATGTGGGCGTCTTCAATTCGCCCACGGACGGCCGCCTCATGTTCCTGACCGACGCGGGCGTGAACATCGACCCCAACCTGCAGCGCAAGGTGGACATCCTCAAGAACGCCATCAACGTGGCCCAGATGCTCGGCATTGAGAAACCGCGCTGCGCCATTCTGGCCGCCACGGAAAAAGTCAATTATCCCGCAATGCCCGCCACCCTGGATGCGGACGTCATCACCAAGATGGCCTCCCAGGGCGAGTTCGGCGAGGCCCGGGTGCACGGCCCCCTTTCCCTGGACCTGGCCGTGAACCCGGACAGCGCCTCCTGCAAGGGCGTGGACGGGCCGGTGGCCGGGTGCGCGGATATCCTGCTCACTCCGGACATCGAAGCGGGCAACATCCTGTACAAGTCGCTGAACTCCTACTGTAAGGTTCCCATGGCCGGTGTGGTCGTCGGCAGCAAGGTTCCCGTGGTGGTGCCTTCCCGCGGCGATTCGGACATGTCCAAGTTCTATTCACTTGCACTCGCTGCGTATCTCGGCATGGAGGCCCAGAAATGA
- a CDS encoding CheR family methyltransferase, with protein sequence MMSLFSSSISLRKGVAITDEEFVQLRDFIYEKSGIFVDEKRKYLFESRFRKRLQELSLSSFGDYLKFLKFDSNRKEELVKLFELITTNETSFYRDTKQLDAFYDNVLKEVVENVRKQGKSELHIWSAGCSSGEEPYTLSILLHEMLGLEAARWKIRISANDLSMAMIKKAREGLYNEYAMKTTPERIQLKYFTKENGGWRIKPEVAKIVDFRLLNLNDTLAVKRIPRSHIVFCRNVIIYFDQDMKKKVINSYYDNLLDGGYLMLGHSESLHKITKAFKPVFYPGTIAYKKE encoded by the coding sequence CTGATGTCATTGTTTTCGAGTTCCATATCTTTGCGAAAAGGGGTCGCGATCACGGACGAGGAATTTGTCCAGCTTCGGGACTTCATTTATGAGAAGAGCGGGATATTTGTCGACGAGAAGCGCAAATACCTGTTTGAAAGCCGTTTTCGCAAGAGGTTGCAGGAGTTGAGCCTGTCCAGCTTTGGCGACTACCTCAAGTTTCTGAAGTTCGATTCCAACCGCAAGGAAGAGTTGGTCAAGCTCTTTGAGCTCATCACGACCAACGAGACAAGTTTCTATCGCGATACAAAGCAGCTGGACGCTTTCTACGACAACGTTCTCAAGGAAGTCGTGGAAAACGTCCGCAAGCAGGGCAAGAGCGAGCTGCACATCTGGTCTGCCGGGTGCTCCTCCGGGGAGGAACCCTACACACTGTCCATCCTGCTGCATGAGATGCTCGGTCTCGAGGCCGCTCGGTGGAAGATCCGCATTTCCGCCAACGACCTGTCCATGGCCATGATCAAGAAGGCCCGCGAAGGCCTGTACAATGAATACGCCATGAAGACCACGCCCGAGCGCATCCAGTTGAAATATTTCACCAAGGAAAACGGAGGCTGGCGCATCAAGCCCGAAGTCGCCAAGATCGTGGACTTCAGGCTGCTCAACCTCAACGACACCTTGGCCGTCAAGCGCATACCAAGGTCCCACATCGTGTTCTGCCGCAACGTGATCATCTATTTCGACCAGGACATGAAGAAGAAGGTCATCAATTCGTATTACGACAATCTCTTGGACGGTGGCTACCTCATGCTCGGCCATTCCGAGTCGCTGCACAAGATCACCAAGGCATTCAAGCCGGTATTCTATCCCGGAACCATTGCCTACAAGAAAGAGTAG
- a CDS encoding ATP-binding protein → MSQHRSPSPLAGLNRLYSRLGSDPDTNIALIVGATAALLHGACALFNRLDHEDRSLCTWSAANAPDDLPERDEPEGHICFEATIKGQDKPVVIPDIQDTHYAQTDPNVARYGLRSYLGYPVRLRDRAIGALCIVGLEPRDFSEDEVDLISTLAKAVSLEEERKLITDQFRTSQDMVSQMQRLATIGGWTMDPETRSVTSTGELDRILDIPPTEGLTDAETFFSMCVSSRDRRKAQAALHKILSDPAPQTLEVRIRTRANAEKWVRITGQSRFENGRPAVVLGSLQDISAYKEIEAKLKEAKEAAEQANRAKSQFLANMSHEVRTPLNGVLGMLQLALRTDLSEEQKEYVEIGLHSCRGLLTVINDLLDLSKIEAGKLTLAEEPLRLADIIGSVCRGISHQATEQGVQLSYAVDSRIPESLLGDGARLNQILFNLVGNAVKFTPGGSIRLDVSPVFRTRTQARVLITVEDTGVGIPDEALDRIFEPFEQGSAPLANKVRGTGLGLGIVRKLVELMGGTLSIKSEQDKGTTVYVSIPFKVDEAGLLDVSEAAREKAGNMRLLLVEDDPVNQAATKAFLEKIGNVVDTAENGVEALEAARANRYDVIFMDLEMPEMDGIETTRRIRETQGMPTPTDTPIIAVTAYAFAADRKRCLEAGMDAFVPKPVDFKELEQVLTTIRKNARR, encoded by the coding sequence ATGAGCCAACACCGTTCCCCTTCCCCGCTGGCGGGCCTCAACCGGCTGTACAGCCGGCTCGGAAGCGACCCCGACACCAACATCGCCCTGATCGTCGGAGCCACCGCGGCCCTCCTGCATGGCGCCTGCGCCCTGTTCAACCGCCTGGATCACGAGGACCGGTCCCTGTGCACCTGGTCCGCGGCCAACGCACCCGACGACCTGCCCGAACGGGACGAACCCGAGGGGCACATCTGCTTCGAGGCCACCATCAAGGGCCAGGACAAGCCCGTGGTCATCCCCGACATCCAGGACACCCATTACGCCCAGACCGACCCCAATGTGGCCAGGTACGGGCTGCGCTCCTACCTGGGCTATCCGGTCCGGCTCCGGGACCGGGCCATCGGCGCCCTGTGCATCGTGGGCCTGGAGCCCCGCGACTTCAGCGAGGACGAGGTGGACCTCATCTCCACCCTGGCCAAGGCCGTTTCCCTGGAAGAGGAACGCAAGCTCATCACCGACCAGTTCCGCACCTCCCAGGACATGGTTTCCCAGATGCAGCGGCTGGCCACCATCGGAGGCTGGACCATGGACCCGGAAACCCGGTCCGTGACCAGCACCGGGGAACTGGACCGAATCCTGGACATCCCCCCGACAGAAGGCCTGACCGACGCCGAGACGTTTTTTTCCATGTGCGTGTCGTCCAGGGACAGGCGCAAGGCGCAGGCCGCCCTGCACAAAATCCTGTCGGATCCGGCCCCACAGACCCTGGAGGTGCGCATCCGCACCCGGGCCAATGCGGAAAAGTGGGTCCGCATAACGGGCCAGAGCCGTTTCGAGAACGGACGGCCCGCCGTGGTGCTGGGCTCGCTCCAGGACATCTCCGCCTACAAGGAGATCGAGGCCAAGCTCAAGGAGGCCAAGGAGGCCGCGGAACAGGCCAACCGGGCCAAGTCGCAGTTTCTGGCCAACATGAGCCACGAGGTGCGCACCCCGCTCAACGGCGTGCTGGGCATGCTCCAGCTGGCCCTGCGCACGGACCTCAGCGAGGAGCAGAAGGAATACGTGGAGATCGGCCTGCACTCCTGCCGGGGCCTGCTCACGGTCATAAACGACCTGCTGGACCTCTCCAAGATCGAGGCGGGCAAGCTCACCCTGGCCGAAGAGCCCTTGCGCCTGGCCGACATCATCGGCTCGGTCTGCAGGGGGATCTCGCATCAGGCCACGGAACAGGGCGTCCAGCTCTCCTATGCCGTGGACAGCCGCATCCCGGAATCCCTGCTCGGGGACGGGGCCCGGCTGAACCAGATCCTGTTCAACCTGGTGGGCAACGCCGTGAAGTTCACCCCGGGCGGCAGCATCCGCCTGGATGTCTCCCCCGTCTTCCGCACCAGGACCCAGGCGCGGGTCCTGATCACGGTGGAGGACACGGGCGTGGGCATCCCGGACGAGGCCCTGGACCGCATTTTTGAACCCTTTGAACAGGGGAGCGCGCCGCTCGCTAACAAGGTGCGCGGCACGGGCCTGGGCCTGGGCATCGTGCGCAAACTTGTGGAGCTCATGGGCGGCACCCTGTCCATCAAAAGCGAACAGGACAAGGGCACCACGGTCTACGTGTCCATCCCCTTCAAGGTGGACGAAGCCGGCTTGCTCGATGTTTCGGAAGCTGCCCGGGAAAAGGCCGGGAACATGCGGCTCCTGCTGGTGGAGGACGATCCCGTGAACCAGGCGGCCACCAAAGCCTTTCTGGAAAAGATCGGCAATGTGGTGGACACGGCCGAAAACGGGGTGGAGGCATTGGAGGCGGCCAGGGCAAACCGCTACGACGTGATCTTCATGGACCTGGAAATGCCCGAGATGGACGGCATTGAAACCACCCGGCGAATCCGCGAAACCCAGGGAATGCCCACCCCCACGGACACCCCGATCATCGCGGTGACGGCCTATGCCTTTGCCGCGGACCGCAAGCGCTGCCTGGAGGCGGGAATGGACGCCTTTGTGCCCAAGCCCGTGGACTTCAAGGAGCTGGAGCAGGTCCTGACCACCATTCGCAAGAACGCCAGACGCTGA
- the ilvN gene encoding acetolactate synthase small subunit, which produces MIRTISALAKNRPGVLAEMTAAFGKYNANIRSMAAGETENPEISRLVIQVEGEEAEINRITDALAHMEPIVQVDDLARKEFVDRELVMIKVNMSKENTGQIMQIFEVFRANVIGMGQETITVEMAGDQERVNGLINMLAPYGIRSMCRSGMIALKRGDE; this is translated from the coding sequence ATGATCAGAACCATCAGTGCACTCGCCAAGAACCGTCCCGGAGTCCTGGCCGAGATGACGGCCGCGTTCGGTAAATACAATGCAAACATCCGCTCCATGGCGGCGGGCGAAACCGAGAATCCCGAGATCTCGCGGCTCGTGATCCAGGTGGAGGGAGAGGAGGCGGAGATCAACCGCATTACCGACGCCCTGGCCCACATGGAGCCCATCGTGCAGGTGGACGACCTGGCCCGCAAGGAGTTCGTGGACCGTGAGCTGGTGATGATCAAGGTCAACATGTCCAAGGAGAACACCGGCCAGATCATGCAGATTTTCGAGGTTTTCCGCGCCAATGTCATCGGCATGGGCCAGGAGACCATCACCGTGGAGATGGCCGGCGACCAGGAGCGGGTCAACGGCCTGATCAACATGCTGGCCCCCTACGGCATCCGCAGCATGTGCCGTTCCGGTATGATCGCGCTCAAGCGCGGGGACGAATAG
- a CDS encoding SPOR domain-containing protein translates to MAGTEKKYSVRMPKIPGEQKTWTFTVTMPGMITAVGSALVALTLFFILGLLVGRGYRPEQNVPPLAQIMPKQEHGALVTNATEPVKVLTAQDLTYPETLTQQPAERPRQEEPQAVTPAQQVKPPKPVPAQAPKEAAKVAAPKTGEKIYDYVYQAASFRKEDMAADLRAKLAGAGLNTAIQTAETSKGTWYRVVVNHRGTPDSTNGMKAVLNRFGIGKPLMKKKTLVGNAQ, encoded by the coding sequence ATGGCGGGAACCGAAAAGAAATACAGCGTGCGTATGCCCAAAATACCTGGCGAACAGAAAACCTGGACCTTCACCGTGACCATGCCCGGCATGATCACGGCCGTGGGCAGCGCCCTGGTGGCCCTGACCCTGTTCTTCATCCTGGGCCTGCTGGTGGGGCGCGGCTACCGGCCCGAGCAGAACGTGCCGCCCCTGGCCCAGATCATGCCCAAGCAGGAGCACGGCGCCCTGGTGACCAACGCCACGGAACCGGTCAAGGTGCTCACGGCCCAGGATCTGACATATCCTGAGACCCTGACCCAGCAGCCGGCCGAACGCCCGCGGCAGGAAGAGCCCCAGGCCGTGACCCCGGCGCAGCAGGTCAAGCCGCCCAAGCCGGTGCCCGCCCAGGCTCCCAAGGAAGCCGCCAAGGTCGCCGCACCCAAAACGGGCGAGAAAATCTACGACTACGTGTACCAGGCCGCGTCCTTCCGCAAGGAGGACATGGCTGCGGACCTGCGGGCCAAGCTGGCCGGAGCAGGACTGAACACGGCCATCCAGACGGCCGAAACCAGCAAGGGAACCTGGTACCGGGTGGTGGTCAATCACCGGGGAACCCCCGACTCCACCAACGGCATGAAGGCCGTGCTGAATCGCTTCGGCATCGGCAAGCCGCTCATGAAGAAGAAAACGCTGGTCGGCAACGCGCAATAA